The proteins below come from a single Gimesia chilikensis genomic window:
- a CDS encoding GreA/GreB family elongation factor, translating to MVDRHPISQEGYDKLREEIRHLENEVLPDIAQRIADARAEGDLKENAEYHAQREAQGMTNLKISKLKSKLASCYIADKSSMPKGQVTYGSVVTVKNLDDGLDEKYEFVGPGEEDYMGEVMKILTSSPLAQGLLNKKVGDKVEVDVPSGKLHFEVLEIEDMED from the coding sequence ATAGTGGACCGTCATCCAATCTCACAAGAAGGTTATGATAAACTGCGTGAAGAGATCCGCCATCTCGAAAACGAAGTCCTGCCTGATATCGCTCAGAGAATCGCAGATGCCCGGGCCGAAGGGGACTTGAAAGAAAACGCAGAATACCATGCCCAGCGAGAAGCACAGGGGATGACTAACCTGAAAATCAGCAAGCTGAAATCAAAACTCGCCAGCTGCTATATTGCTGATAAATCGTCCATGCCCAAAGGGCAGGTCACCTATGGCTCCGTCGTCACCGTAAAAAACCTCGACGATGGGCTGGACGAAAAGTACGAATTCGTCGGCCCGGGTGAAGAGGACTACATGGGCGAAGTCATGAAGATCCTGACCTCCAGCCCGCTGGCCCAGGGTCTGCTGAACAAAAAAGTCGGCGACAAGGTGGAAGTCGATGTTCCCTCTGGGAAACTCCACTTTGAAGTCCTGGAAATTGAAGATATGGAAGACTGA
- a CDS encoding Crp/Fnr family transcriptional regulator gives MVSTEQLINDCVLFQSVTPEEMDELLDQAETEDFPEGVRILDEGNSTRYLWIIQRGTCEVRKQLSNGDEQTLTELGPLSIFGEMSFFKPAPHSASVVATSDVSIVRIPWKNFDQLLKAGVSGAQKVVYNTVRIMSDRLRTMDKWSAEMVESCGTKNKNAEWHEFRSKLYSDWQF, from the coding sequence ATGGTTTCCACAGAGCAGCTGATCAATGACTGCGTGTTGTTTCAATCAGTCACGCCGGAGGAAATGGACGAATTGCTCGACCAGGCTGAGACAGAGGATTTTCCGGAAGGAGTCCGCATTCTGGATGAAGGTAATTCGACACGGTATCTCTGGATCATTCAGCGCGGTACCTGCGAGGTTCGCAAGCAGCTTTCCAACGGAGATGAGCAGACATTGACCGAGTTGGGACCCCTGTCCATTTTTGGTGAAATGTCCTTTTTTAAACCGGCTCCGCATTCGGCGAGCGTGGTGGCGACTTCCGATGTGTCCATTGTGCGGATTCCCTGGAAGAACTTCGATCAATTGCTGAAGGCGGGAGTCAGCGGGGCGCAGAAAGTCGTTTATAATACCGTGCGAATCATGTCTGACCGGTTGAGGACCATGGATAAATGGTCAGCAGAAATGGTTGAAAGCTGTGGTACCAAGAACAAGAATGCGGAATGGCACGAGTTTCGTTCTAAACTGTATTCCGACTGGCAATTCTGA
- a CDS encoding DUF1559 domain-containing protein yields MSARKRGFTLIELLVVIAIIAILIALLLPAVQQAREAARRSTCKNNLKQIGVALHNYLETHSTFPPGITRAQGHPYGPVEGWNTGKVLWSAFILPFMDQGPLYNKINFQVADPGRNAVNAEARNAILPVYRCPSDPGGKNLTNSSAGPSNYTGCVGNSPLGAVSGGGSSYQNNGTSVFFTDSKTLIRDITDGTSNTMMVSELLVGSEYRNYGNVSGGALLDDCSTTASTNRYRGESWFKGDASIRWAYLTVFPPNHDLACRTFQEYANAPAASKHVGGVHILLCDGSVRFVSDNIHLGTWQNLGNKSDDNVLGEF; encoded by the coding sequence ATGAGCGCTCGCAAACGAGGATTCACTCTGATCGAACTACTGGTGGTGATTGCCATCATCGCCATTTTGATCGCTTTACTGCTGCCCGCCGTCCAACAGGCGCGGGAAGCCGCCCGTCGCAGTACCTGTAAGAACAATCTGAAGCAGATTGGTGTGGCACTGCATAACTACCTGGAAACACATTCCACGTTTCCCCCCGGGATTACCCGGGCACAGGGACATCCCTATGGACCGGTTGAAGGCTGGAACACCGGTAAAGTGCTCTGGTCGGCGTTTATTCTGCCTTTCATGGATCAGGGACCTTTGTATAACAAAATCAACTTTCAGGTTGCCGACCCGGGACGGAATGCGGTGAACGCCGAAGCGCGGAACGCGATTCTGCCCGTTTATCGCTGTCCCAGTGATCCGGGCGGAAAGAATCTGACCAACTCCAGTGCCGGCCCGAGCAACTACACGGGCTGTGTCGGGAACAGCCCCCTGGGAGCAGTTTCCGGCGGAGGCAGCTCTTACCAGAACAACGGGACCTCCGTGTTCTTCACCGACAGTAAGACGCTCATCCGGGATATCACCGACGGAACTTCAAACACAATGATGGTTTCGGAACTGCTGGTCGGGTCGGAATACCGGAACTACGGTAACGTCAGTGGTGGTGCTCTGCTGGATGACTGCAGTACAACGGCCAGTACCAACCGATATCGAGGGGAATCCTGGTTCAAAGGGGATGCCTCCATTCGCTGGGCTTATCTGACGGTCTTCCCGCCGAATCATGATCTGGCCTGCCGAACCTTCCAGGAATATGCAAATGCACCCGCAGCCAGTAAGCATGTGGGCGGCGTACACATCCTGCTCTGCGATGGCTCTGTCCGTTTTGTCTCCGACAACATCCACCTGGGGACCTGGCAGAACCTGGGGAACAAGTCGGATGATAATGTGCTGGGCGAATTTTAA
- a CDS encoding sigma 54-interacting transcriptional regulator has translation MHNSEKQNSKTASTVAYLIVQEVDERGKVYRLVDRQVTTIGRAPTNRIVLDDEVCSRSHCEIFYSDGGWYIRDLGSRNGTLVQGLAISQDHRLQEGDVVEIGDSEAIFTFDVSRFSSRPTSDGSSAVIDSETMGVGQQSSWDELNMPEIVQRKSHTRFHTPPPASQIDRDRASRELGRLYRLALEMGNAQSEQELCQIVLNGLFEGTSADIGAILNLDPSKSLPRKPENLRVIAFQSVDELPYRKPSDYLSRMVFDEGDALLAHNIADDSKLSTRDSLGKIHAQSVICAPLRNKNGVAGLIHLYSTNPDNPLDSEDLEFTLALADQLAVSLQNLSEKLQLSDGLARMEGENKALREQLELESELVGQSPSMVALKEQILRIAPTDASVLIRGESGVGKELVARAIHFNSQRKKQPFVCMNCAALSEGLLESELFGHEKGAFTGATSQKPGKFEQAHRGSLFLDEVGEMSLAVQAKFLRVLEGHSFERVGGSASIDVDVRVVAATNRDMEKAVAKGTFRQDLYFRLHVVEVSVDPLRVRADDILLLANYFLNRFVTKTGRPIRGFTDQAKDLLESYHWPGNVRELQNTIERAFILCTSDVVDAEDIQLSAVGMESDPQSVLPAVHRGFREVSLEEVEQEHILAVLNNTNWNKSRSAQILGIERSTLDRKLKRYGISRP, from the coding sequence ATGCATAATTCTGAAAAACAAAATTCCAAGACCGCCTCAACGGTGGCCTACCTGATCGTGCAGGAAGTGGACGAACGGGGCAAGGTCTACCGTCTGGTGGACCGCCAGGTGACAACCATCGGGCGTGCTCCGACCAATCGAATCGTACTGGACGACGAAGTCTGCAGCCGCAGCCACTGTGAGATCTTCTACAGCGATGGTGGCTGGTACATTCGCGATCTGGGCAGCCGTAACGGCACATTGGTGCAGGGGCTCGCGATTTCGCAGGACCACCGACTGCAGGAAGGGGATGTGGTTGAGATCGGTGACAGCGAGGCGATCTTCACCTTCGATGTGTCGCGATTCTCTTCGCGTCCGACTTCGGACGGCTCGAGTGCGGTGATCGACAGCGAGACGATGGGAGTCGGGCAGCAGTCGAGCTGGGATGAGCTGAATATGCCCGAGATTGTTCAGCGCAAAAGCCACACCCGGTTTCACACGCCGCCCCCCGCGTCACAGATCGATCGGGATCGTGCCAGCCGGGAACTGGGGCGTCTGTATCGACTGGCCCTGGAGATGGGGAATGCCCAGTCCGAACAGGAGCTGTGTCAGATTGTGCTCAACGGTTTATTTGAAGGGACGAGTGCGGACATCGGTGCGATTCTGAACCTCGATCCGAGTAAAAGCCTGCCCCGCAAGCCGGAAAACCTGCGGGTGATCGCCTTTCAGTCCGTGGACGAACTGCCTTATCGGAAGCCGTCCGACTACCTTTCCAGGATGGTCTTCGACGAAGGGGACGCACTCCTGGCGCATAACATCGCTGACGACAGCAAACTCTCGACACGCGACAGCCTGGGGAAGATTCATGCCCAGAGTGTGATCTGTGCCCCTCTGCGCAACAAGAACGGGGTGGCGGGGCTGATTCACCTCTATTCTACCAACCCTGATAATCCGCTGGATTCAGAAGATCTGGAATTCACGCTGGCGCTCGCCGACCAACTGGCGGTTTCACTGCAGAACCTGAGTGAGAAGCTGCAGCTCTCAGACGGCCTGGCTCGGATGGAAGGGGAGAACAAGGCACTCCGCGAACAGCTGGAACTGGAGAGCGAGCTGGTGGGGCAGAGCCCGAGCATGGTGGCGTTGAAGGAACAGATTCTCCGCATTGCCCCGACGGATGCGAGCGTATTGATCCGGGGGGAGAGTGGGGTCGGGAAAGAACTGGTGGCCCGGGCGATCCACTTCAACAGTCAGCGGAAGAAGCAGCCGTTCGTCTGTATGAACTGTGCGGCGTTGAGTGAGGGGCTGCTGGAGAGCGAACTGTTCGGCCACGAGAAAGGGGCCTTCACCGGTGCGACGAGTCAGAAGCCCGGGAAATTCGAACAGGCGCACCGTGGGTCGCTGTTTCTGGATGAAGTCGGGGAGATGTCCCTGGCGGTCCAGGCGAAGTTTCTCCGCGTGCTGGAAGGACACTCCTTCGAGCGGGTCGGGGGGAGCGCCTCAATTGACGTGGATGTCCGCGTTGTGGCGGCGACGAACCGCGATATGGAGAAGGCGGTTGCCAAGGGGACGTTTCGGCAGGACCTCTATTTCCGGCTGCATGTGGTGGAGGTGAGCGTGGATCCGTTGCGGGTGCGTGCAGATGACATCCTGCTGCTGGCGAATTACTTCCTGAACCGGTTCGTGACAAAAACGGGGCGACCGATACGCGGGTTCACCGATCAGGCCAAGGATCTGCTGGAGTCGTATCACTGGCCGGGTAATGTCCGCGAACTGCAGAATACGATCGAGCGGGCTTTCATCCTGTGTACGAGTGATGTGGTGGATGCTGAGGACATTCAGCTTTCCGCGGTGGGGATGGAGAGTGATCCTCAAAGTGTGCTGCCGGCTGTGCACAGGGGCTTCCGGGAGGTCTCGCTGGAAGAGGTGGAGCAGGAACATATCCTGGCGGTGCTAAATAACACCAACTGGAACAAGTCCCGATCCGCTCAGATCCTCGGTATCGAGCGCTCGACGCTGGATCGGAAGTTGAAACGCTATGGGATCAGCCGGCCCTGA
- a CDS encoding outer membrane protein assembly factor BamB family protein gives MKDLLPSRAFSPALKFTAALCFCLLAFSSIQAENWPRFRGIDGSGLSSEKGFPQSWTEKDYAWHKELPGLGHSSPSIWGDNLFVTAALGEGETRYLFCLDPKTGEEKWKRETKLKKSHKHRKGSWASSTPATDGEHVYVEFADEESYMLICYDFKGNKIWERDLGSFTSQHGHGSSPMIYKNLVIATNDQQGPSSVTAFNKLNGEIVWKADRAVRRTSYATPIIIEHPNTGPQLICVSGATGISSLNPENGKVNWTTGEFPMRTVSSPVYGEGLIFATCGGGGRGKLLYGVDPTGSGNIKETHIKYERSTKLPYVPTPVVYEGHLYLWGDAGVVSCVDLATQKNVWTERIAGDYSSSPVCINGVLYCIDENGEVAMVDASPKFKAYEKIKLGDQSHATVVVANGRMFLRTFKHLYCLEAKK, from the coding sequence ATGAAAGATTTACTGCCTTCCCGTGCGTTCTCTCCTGCCCTGAAGTTCACAGCAGCCCTCTGCTTCTGCCTGCTGGCGTTTTCCTCGATTCAGGCCGAAAACTGGCCTCGTTTCCGGGGGATTGACGGTTCCGGCCTCTCCAGCGAGAAAGGCTTCCCCCAAAGCTGGACCGAAAAGGACTACGCCTGGCACAAGGAACTCCCGGGTCTCGGACACTCCTCTCCCTCCATCTGGGGAGACAATTTGTTCGTCACCGCCGCCCTGGGAGAAGGCGAAACACGCTACCTGTTCTGCCTCGACCCCAAAACCGGGGAAGAAAAGTGGAAGCGGGAAACCAAACTGAAGAAGAGCCACAAGCACCGTAAAGGCAGCTGGGCTTCCAGCACGCCGGCCACTGACGGCGAGCACGTATACGTCGAATTCGCAGACGAAGAATCTTACATGCTCATCTGTTACGACTTCAAAGGCAACAAGATCTGGGAACGCGACCTGGGCTCCTTCACCAGCCAGCACGGTCACGGCAGCTCTCCCATGATCTACAAAAACCTGGTCATCGCCACTAACGATCAGCAGGGGCCCAGCTCGGTCACCGCTTTCAACAAACTCAACGGCGAAATCGTCTGGAAAGCCGACCGGGCCGTCCGGAGAACCTCTTACGCGACTCCAATTATCATCGAACACCCCAACACCGGACCACAGCTGATCTGCGTCAGTGGGGCCACCGGTATCAGCAGCCTCAACCCGGAAAACGGAAAAGTCAACTGGACCACCGGCGAATTTCCGATGAGAACCGTCTCCTCACCCGTCTACGGCGAAGGACTGATCTTCGCGACCTGTGGCGGCGGAGGTCGCGGTAAGCTGCTCTACGGCGTCGATCCCACCGGGTCCGGAAACATCAAGGAAACCCACATCAAATACGAACGCTCCACCAAACTGCCTTATGTGCCGACCCCCGTTGTCTATGAAGGACACCTCTACCTCTGGGGCGATGCCGGCGTGGTCAGCTGTGTTGATCTCGCCACCCAGAAGAACGTCTGGACCGAACGTATCGCAGGCGACTACAGCAGCTCTCCCGTCTGCATTAACGGCGTCCTGTACTGCATCGACGAAAATGGCGAAGTCGCCATGGTCGACGCCTCTCCCAAATTCAAAGCTTACGAAAAAATCAAGCTCGGAGACCAGAGCCACGCTACCGTGGTCGTCGCCAACGGACGCATGTTCCTGCGAACCTTCAAGCACCTCTACTGCCTCGAAGCCAAAAAGTAA
- the fliM gene encoding flagellar motor switch protein FliM: protein MADVLSQNEVESLLSALDPSAGSSGGGSRPAARNTDFNSQISIYDFKRPERVSKEQMRAFRALHESFSREFGAALSGMLRSIIEVKLISVDQLTYSEFVFSLENPTCFNLLESETLDGHIILDISPSIIFPIIDRLLGGDGHTHGAYPNRALTEIEIRLVSRITGLAIEGIESAWSNLCDWKLRVSQVESNPQLVQIVPPNEVIVLISFEVTMGETRGIINLCIPFNTIEPLSNKLTSDTWSAYKKKTPDMRQQLNLEASVSKSKIEMKVELDHSRLTAGEVMNLAVGDVIMCNKGSAQSLTVEIEGAPVFTAYPGVYKGHKAISIEKMLAVPKDIIEQRIKQAEAGQA from the coding sequence ATGGCAGACGTACTCAGTCAAAATGAAGTGGAATCGTTGTTATCGGCGCTGGATCCATCTGCCGGCTCTTCCGGTGGAGGGAGTCGACCGGCGGCCCGGAATACCGATTTCAATTCCCAGATCAGCATCTACGACTTCAAGCGCCCGGAACGCGTCAGTAAAGAGCAGATGCGGGCGTTTCGCGCTTTGCATGAGAGCTTCAGCCGGGAGTTCGGGGCGGCACTCAGCGGGATGCTGCGGTCGATTATTGAAGTCAAACTGATCAGTGTGGACCAGCTGACGTATTCTGAATTCGTCTTCAGTCTGGAAAACCCGACCTGCTTCAACCTGCTCGAGTCCGAGACGCTGGACGGGCATATTATTCTGGATATCAGCCCTTCAATTATCTTCCCGATCATCGACCGGCTGCTGGGTGGGGATGGCCACACGCACGGCGCCTATCCCAACCGGGCTCTTACCGAAATCGAAATCCGCCTGGTGTCGCGTATTACTGGCCTGGCGATTGAGGGGATCGAATCTGCCTGGAGCAACCTCTGCGACTGGAAGCTGCGGGTTTCCCAGGTGGAAAGTAATCCCCAACTGGTTCAGATCGTGCCGCCGAACGAAGTGATCGTGCTGATCTCTTTCGAAGTGACGATGGGGGAGACCCGGGGCATTATCAACCTCTGTATTCCCTTCAATACGATTGAGCCGCTGTCAAATAAGCTGACTTCAGATACCTGGTCGGCTTATAAGAAGAAAACGCCTGACATGCGTCAGCAGTTGAATCTGGAAGCGAGTGTCTCCAAGTCCAAGATTGAGATGAAGGTGGAACTGGATCACAGTCGGCTGACTGCGGGTGAGGTGATGAATCTGGCGGTCGGTGATGTGATCATGTGTAACAAGGGGAGTGCCCAGAGCCTGACGGTGGAAATCGAAGGGGCGCCGGTCTTCACGGCTTATCCGGGTGTTTATAAGGGGCATAAGGCGATCAGCATTGAAAAAATGCTGGCGGTACCCAAAGATATCATCGAGCAGCGAATCAAGCAGGCGGAAGCAGGCCAGGCCTGA
- the rplT gene encoding 50S ribosomal protein L20, translating to MRVSKGSARRRAKKRLFKEARGNYGGRSKLLRTVKETIIRSRAYAYRDRRVRKREFRALWITRITAACRARGTNYSQFINGLSKAGITLNRKSLSELAISQPQIFDEIVKAAQAALAA from the coding sequence ATGCGAGTTAGCAAAGGTTCAGCTCGACGTCGAGCCAAGAAAAGACTGTTTAAAGAAGCCCGTGGTAATTACGGTGGCCGCAGCAAGTTACTGCGTACCGTAAAAGAAACAATCATTCGGTCTCGTGCTTATGCCTACCGTGACCGTCGGGTTCGCAAACGTGAATTCCGCGCTCTGTGGATTACCCGTATTACCGCTGCCTGTCGTGCTCGGGGTACGAACTATTCGCAGTTCATTAACGGTCTGTCCAAAGCAGGCATCACGCTGAACCGGAAGTCTCTCAGCGAACTGGCGATTTCTCAGCCTCAGATCTTCGATGAGATCGTCAAAGCAGCACAGGCAGCTCTGGCAGCATAA
- a CDS encoding glutamate-5-semialdehyde dehydrogenase — protein sequence MSSTTELDLAQYTEQLAQQARAASRKLVSANGNQKNAWLRRMTELIRERTPDLLAANERDIEQAPEYGLSEASIDRLRLTAARLEGIITALEEIMALPNPVGEVIDSNMRPNGLLVTRVRVPLGVVFFIYESRPNVTIDAAALCVKSGNAVILRGGKEAFHSNMAFYQLLQEGLRDVGLPEQAVQLVETTDREAVGHFLKLNKYIDVTIPRGGKGLIERVARDATMPVIKHFDGICHVYLDKTADPELSKRITVNSKCQRPGVCNAAECLLVHADVAETLLPEVAKALLDAGVELRCCPRSLELVGTGVPATEEDYGTEYGAKILSVKVVDDMDAAIEHIHKYGSGHTESIITTELAAAEKFTTEVDSAAVIVNASTRFNDGGEFGLGAEIGISTDKFHARGPCGLNELTSYKYVAHGAGQIRE from the coding sequence ATGAGTAGTACGACCGAATTAGACCTGGCGCAATACACAGAACAACTGGCTCAGCAGGCCCGCGCTGCATCGCGTAAACTGGTTTCCGCTAATGGGAATCAGAAGAATGCCTGGCTCCGCCGGATGACCGAACTGATTCGGGAACGGACTCCTGATTTACTGGCTGCGAACGAACGCGATATCGAGCAGGCTCCCGAATATGGTTTGTCGGAAGCGTCGATCGACCGTCTGCGATTGACCGCAGCGCGGCTGGAGGGCATCATCACGGCGCTGGAAGAGATCATGGCTTTGCCTAATCCGGTTGGTGAAGTGATCGACAGTAACATGCGTCCCAACGGTCTGCTGGTAACGCGGGTGCGAGTGCCTCTGGGCGTGGTGTTCTTCATTTATGAGTCGCGTCCGAATGTGACCATTGATGCGGCCGCATTATGCGTGAAGAGCGGCAACGCGGTGATCTTACGCGGCGGAAAAGAAGCCTTTCACAGCAATATGGCCTTTTATCAGCTGCTGCAGGAAGGCCTCCGCGACGTGGGGCTGCCTGAGCAGGCCGTCCAACTGGTGGAGACCACCGATCGCGAAGCGGTGGGGCATTTTCTGAAGTTGAACAAATACATTGATGTGACCATTCCCCGTGGTGGTAAGGGGCTGATCGAGCGTGTGGCCCGCGATGCCACGATGCCTGTGATCAAGCATTTCGACGGGATCTGCCACGTCTACCTCGATAAGACGGCAGATCCGGAACTGTCGAAGCGGATTACAGTCAACAGTAAGTGTCAACGGCCCGGTGTGTGTAATGCCGCCGAGTGTCTGCTGGTGCACGCTGACGTCGCAGAGACCTTATTACCCGAAGTTGCGAAAGCACTGCTGGATGCGGGTGTTGAGCTGCGGTGTTGTCCCCGGTCACTGGAACTGGTGGGAACCGGAGTGCCTGCGACCGAGGAAGATTATGGCACCGAGTACGGGGCGAAGATCCTGTCGGTTAAGGTCGTTGATGATATGGATGCTGCGATTGAGCACATTCATAAGTACGGTTCGGGGCATACCGAATCCATCATTACGACCGAACTGGCGGCAGCAGAGAAGTTCACGACCGAGGTCGATTCAGCGGCTGTGATCGTGAATGCCAGCACGCGTTTCAATGATGGTGGCGAGTTCGGCCTGGGAGCGGAAATCGGCATCAGTACAGACAAATTTCATGCACGGGGCCCCTGTGGGCTCAACGAATTGACGAGTTATAAATACGTGGCCCACGGAGCAGGGCAGATCAGAGAATAG
- a CDS encoding alpha/beta hydrolase, protein MSLFFRMIGFLAICCLLMLPVQGAEQGSAGRIEQARTFIEQLDRGEAVQAVQEFDAVMAKALSAERLQALWVALEQQHGAFQKILSTRVETKAPYEIVLVSCQFEKNRVMARVVYAKDNLISGLFFKPDGEYQRPGYVDPRKFTEEPVVIGKGLWELPGTLSLPVGEGPFPAVILVHGSGPQDRNETVGPNQPFKDLAQGLASRGIAVLRYDKRTYHHRLKMALLSQRIKVREETVEDAALAVQRLAGDPRIDPQRIVVLGHSLGGYLLPRIAAESKDVAGLISLAGSVRPLEDLILDQTRYLVQLDGKVTSEEQAQLDALAVQVERVRSTELNESVSAVDLPLGVSASYWLDLRGYQPAQAARTLSQPLLILQGERDYQVTMEDFRLWKEALAEREDVRLRSYPGLNHLLMVGEGKSLPAEYLVPGHVSEKVIQDITDWVKALRPL, encoded by the coding sequence ATGTCGCTTTTTTTCAGAATGATCGGTTTCCTGGCGATCTGTTGTCTGTTGATGCTGCCTGTCCAGGGGGCGGAGCAGGGAAGCGCGGGGCGCATTGAGCAGGCCCGAACATTTATCGAGCAGTTAGACCGGGGGGAAGCAGTCCAAGCCGTCCAGGAATTTGATGCGGTGATGGCCAAAGCACTCTCCGCCGAACGGTTGCAGGCCCTCTGGGTGGCTCTGGAGCAGCAGCATGGAGCGTTCCAGAAGATTCTTAGCACACGCGTCGAAACCAAAGCGCCTTACGAGATTGTGCTGGTGAGCTGCCAGTTTGAGAAAAACCGTGTGATGGCGCGGGTTGTCTATGCGAAAGACAACCTGATCAGCGGGCTCTTTTTTAAGCCGGATGGGGAGTATCAAAGACCGGGCTATGTTGATCCCCGGAAATTCACCGAAGAACCAGTGGTAATCGGTAAAGGGCTCTGGGAACTGCCGGGAACCCTGTCGCTGCCAGTCGGGGAGGGGCCCTTTCCAGCAGTGATCCTGGTGCATGGTTCCGGTCCCCAGGACCGCAATGAGACGGTTGGCCCTAATCAGCCGTTCAAGGATCTGGCGCAGGGGCTCGCTTCGCGGGGGATCGCGGTGCTTCGCTACGACAAGCGGACTTACCACCATCGCCTGAAAATGGCCCTACTGTCGCAGCGAATCAAGGTCAGGGAAGAGACCGTGGAGGATGCGGCGCTGGCTGTCCAGCGGCTTGCCGGAGATCCACGCATCGATCCTCAGCGAATTGTGGTGCTGGGACACAGCCTGGGCGGTTATCTGCTGCCCCGGATCGCGGCGGAGAGCAAGGATGTTGCTGGTTTGATCAGCCTGGCTGGATCGGTCAGGCCGCTGGAGGATCTGATTCTCGACCAGACCAGGTATCTGGTCCAGCTGGACGGGAAAGTGACCAGTGAGGAGCAGGCGCAGCTCGATGCCCTGGCGGTCCAGGTGGAGCGCGTCAGGTCGACGGAATTGAACGAGTCGGTCTCGGCTGTGGATTTGCCTCTGGGCGTGTCAGCCAGCTACTGGCTGGACCTGCGGGGTTATCAGCCCGCCCAGGCCGCCAGAACACTCTCACAGCCCCTGTTGATCCTGCAGGGGGAACGGGACTATCAGGTCACCATGGAGGACTTCAGGCTTTGGAAAGAGGCGCTGGCTGAACGGGAGGATGTCCGCCTGCGTTCGTATCCCGGACTGAATCATCTCCTGATGGTAGGTGAGGGAAAGAGCCTCCCCGCGGAGTACCTGGTTCCAGGGCATGTCTCTGAAAAGGTGATACAGGACATTACGGATTGGGTAAAAGCGCTCAGGCCATTGTGA
- the rpmI gene encoding 50S ribosomal protein L35 has protein sequence MPKQKTHKGLKKRFKITASGKAKHRKAFRGHILSKKSPKRKIGLRSDGVVTGTEAKLIVEALRPGS, from the coding sequence ATGCCCAAGCAAAAGACTCACAAAGGATTGAAGAAGCGTTTTAAGATTACCGCTTCAGGAAAAGCCAAGCACCGCAAAGCATTTCGGGGACACATTCTGAGCAAGAAGAGCCCCAAGCGGAAAATCGGTCTGCGTAGCGATGGCGTCGTGACCGGAACGGAAGCGAAGCTGATCGTGGAAGCCCTGCGTCCCGGTTCTTAA